In the Pseudoalteromonas undina genome, one interval contains:
- a CDS encoding M48 family metallopeptidase, producing the protein MSNYPIFGCYYYPNSSQHIKSYAHLSHEQITLVDSENTTLLASTIDSCQLDSPLPGMASELNFADGGRFIPQDVEFRWPFALKEHGLSERLEKNKILIVASVLLIPLLLWLILYRLIPSVAVYSVNLAPASTIETMGEQTLSVIEKVALEPSQLSTNKQSEIQQQWRLMLNSLNLDSAKFRLSFYQSDYFSANAFALPNGRVVVTDELVDLLKNDPDALRAILLHEIGHVQHHHSIRLAAQAAASTVVFAVIFGDLEGIVEVVLGSGSSFLQQAFSRDMEQEADIYAIKNLLKLGYSNHDFADAIEALEKNLQAQKGSYDDAWLKYLSTHPSSQERIEYARQYKPQ; encoded by the coding sequence ATGAGTAATTATCCTATTTTTGGCTGTTATTATTACCCTAATAGCAGCCAACATATTAAAAGCTATGCACACCTTTCCCATGAGCAAATAACACTTGTTGACTCTGAGAATACGACGTTACTTGCATCAACAATAGACAGTTGCCAACTTGATAGCCCGTTACCTGGCATGGCGTCAGAGTTAAATTTTGCTGATGGTGGGCGATTTATTCCTCAAGATGTAGAATTTAGGTGGCCATTCGCGCTTAAAGAGCATGGACTCAGTGAACGCTTAGAAAAAAATAAGATTCTTATTGTTGCATCCGTGCTGCTAATTCCCCTATTACTTTGGTTAATTTTATACCGCTTAATACCATCAGTAGCCGTTTATAGCGTTAACTTAGCACCTGCCTCGACAATTGAAACGATGGGAGAGCAAACGCTCAGTGTAATAGAAAAAGTCGCATTGGAACCTTCTCAACTTTCCACTAATAAGCAATCAGAAATACAGCAACAATGGCGTTTAATGCTTAACTCGCTCAATTTAGACAGTGCAAAGTTTAGGCTATCTTTTTATCAGTCTGATTATTTTTCAGCTAATGCGTTTGCTCTTCCAAATGGTCGGGTTGTAGTAACTGACGAACTTGTTGATCTATTAAAAAATGATCCTGATGCCCTGCGTGCTATTTTACTTCATGAAATTGGTCATGTTCAGCACCATCACAGCATTCGACTTGCGGCACAAGCTGCAGCGAGCACCGTTGTATTTGCAGTTATTTTTGGTGACTTAGAAGGTATAGTAGAAGTCGTGCTTGGCTCTGGTTCATCTTTTTTACAACAAGCTTTTTCGCGAGATATGGAACAAGAAGCCGATATATATGCGATTAAAAACCTTTTAAAATTAGGCTATTCTAACCACGACTTTGCTGATGCAATTGAAGCACTGGAAAAGAATTTACAAGCGCAAAAAGGGAGCTATGATGATGCTTGGTTAAAGTATTTATCAACGCACCCAAGTTCCCAAGAGCGAATAGAATATGCGAGGCAATATAAACCACAATGA
- a CDS encoding RNA methyltransferase: MISKNQLKLIRQLGQKKYRKQFNQYLVQGEKNVLELLNSPLKVNDVFATQSFIDNNQSSYPQTHFITADEEQLTKASTLVSNNAAIAIIDMPSTVLPDENSLILALDGVSDPGNLGTIIRVADWYGIKHIVASTDSADPYNPKTISATMGSFVRVSVSQVELPEYLSTLNMPIYGAFLDGQSVHSTKFSGQGVLLMGSESHGIREQCAKLVSNKITIPAFGGAESLNVAMATGIILDNFKRQA, from the coding sequence ATGATTTCAAAAAACCAACTTAAACTTATTCGCCAGCTTGGCCAAAAAAAGTATCGCAAGCAATTTAACCAATACTTAGTACAAGGCGAAAAAAATGTACTGGAGTTATTAAATAGCCCATTAAAAGTAAACGATGTATTTGCAACGCAAAGCTTTATTGATAATAACCAAAGCTCATATCCTCAAACGCATTTTATTACAGCGGATGAAGAGCAGCTAACAAAGGCCAGTACTTTGGTAAGTAATAATGCGGCTATTGCAATTATTGATATGCCAAGCACCGTATTACCAGATGAAAACAGTTTAATATTAGCCTTAGATGGCGTATCTGATCCTGGTAATTTAGGTACCATCATTCGCGTGGCTGATTGGTACGGTATAAAACATATTGTTGCCAGCACTGACAGTGCCGATCCGTATAACCCAAAAACAATTAGCGCCACAATGGGGTCGTTCGTTCGCGTATCGGTAAGCCAAGTTGAATTGCCTGAATACTTATCTACATTAAACATGCCTATTTATGGTGCATTTTTAGATGGCCAAAGTGTGCATAGCACTAAATTTAGTGGCCAAGGTGTATTGCTTATGGGCAGTGAATCACATGGAATACGCGAGCAGTGTGCAAAATTAGTGAGCAACAAAATAACCATACCGGCTTTTGGCGGTGCAGAGTCGCTCAATGTAGCAATGGCCACGGGTATTATTTTAGATAATTTTAAACGCCAAGCTTAA
- a CDS encoding YjgN family protein gives MEPVHPTSSESNQTPPAIFSGKVQFSGKAGEFFGIWIVNILLSIITLGIYSAWAKVRTYRYFYGHTRIDGHSFDYLATPIQILKGRILAVIAFLIYTLLSSLAPAIGLLFAIGFLFLLPWIINQGLRFNMRMTRHRNVRFAFSGNYGDAFINFVLLPIASVFTLHLLLPYVLKRIDQYMHENISYGNKPLTVNLQGERYYIAALITLGVAIGGLVIFGFFAGASALTIGNLNTQNFSLSTIVVPLLIATLYVAFLTLVGAVYHSLIRNHIFNNSEFTEVATFDSNLKAIDYAILLFTNVLAIIFTLGLAYPWAKVRRAKLLASVTEVTIYSGALSLIDVAQNEQSSFAEEAANVFDIDISLT, from the coding sequence ATGGAACCAGTACACCCAACTTCATCTGAGTCAAATCAAACACCCCCTGCTATTTTTAGCGGTAAAGTACAATTTAGCGGCAAAGCCGGCGAATTTTTTGGTATATGGATTGTTAATATACTGCTGAGTATTATAACTCTCGGAATTTATTCGGCATGGGCAAAAGTTCGCACCTATCGTTATTTTTACGGTCATACGCGTATCGACGGCCATAGCTTTGACTATCTAGCGACCCCAATACAAATTTTAAAAGGACGCATTTTAGCGGTCATCGCATTTTTAATTTACACCTTACTTAGCAGCCTCGCACCAGCGATAGGCCTTTTATTTGCTATTGGCTTTTTATTTTTATTGCCGTGGATCATCAACCAAGGTCTGCGTTTTAATATGCGTATGACTCGCCATCGTAATGTACGCTTTGCCTTTTCAGGTAATTACGGCGATGCATTTATTAACTTTGTTTTATTACCTATTGCAAGTGTATTCACATTACACCTATTACTGCCGTATGTATTAAAGCGAATTGATCAATATATGCATGAAAACATCAGCTATGGAAATAAACCACTTACAGTAAATCTTCAAGGCGAACGCTATTACATCGCAGCACTTATTACCCTAGGAGTTGCAATAGGTGGCTTAGTTATTTTTGGCTTCTTTGCTGGTGCAAGTGCCTTAACTATCGGTAACTTAAACACACAAAACTTTAGCCTTTCGACAATTGTAGTGCCGCTATTAATTGCTACGTTGTATGTTGCGTTTTTAACACTAGTAGGCGCTGTTTATCATTCGCTTATTCGAAATCATATTTTTAATAACAGCGAATTTACAGAAGTCGCTACCTTTGATTCGAACTTAAAAGCCATTGACTATGCCATCTTACTATTTACTAATGTATTGGCAATTATATTTACCTTAGGACTGGCCTACCCTTGGGCTAAAGTACGCAGAGCAAAGCTGTTAGCATCGGTTACTGAAGTCACTATTTATAGCGGCGCACTTTCGTTGATTGATGTTGCACAAAATGAGCAGTCATCATTTGCTGAAGAAGCTGCTAATGTGTTTGATATTGATATTTCACTCACCTAA